In a single window of the Trichoderma breve strain T069 chromosome 6, whole genome shotgun sequence genome:
- a CDS encoding major facilitator superfamily domain-containing protein, with protein sequence MKASQDNKADFDNEKHEDNEIEHGEGYGQDPQRTAAMTKRVLFKIDTRVMPALALLLLCSFLDRTNVGNAKILGLEADLGITDKQYSQGLAVFYATYIACELPSNLVLKKVSPRIWLPSLTVAWGIITMCLGFVRSFGSFAAVRALLGIAEGGLFPGIVLYLSSMYTRGELALRIGIFYTSASLSGAFGGLLARGLSAIGPRGGLEGWRWIFIIEGLLTIVSGLIAFVALPNGVASAGFLSTEERDFAAERLASDNGGRFNPAIEAEETFKWSEVRRGLFNVQIWLTSTTYFALLSGVYSFGLFVKLPTIVNDLKITSNANKVQLWTVIPYAVATPTTVFVALISDRIKLRGLPMLVMLPISIAGYATIAHVQSASVRFAMTCLMAMGMYSSVPCVLVWNANNSAGHYKRATTSALQLAVANCGGFVATFVYPNKDGPIYLKGHSIILGLLCYAWFAVLANLLWLAKMNRDKKMGKYDQYASSGDDRDPEFEMIL encoded by the exons ATGAAGGCGTCGCAGGACAACAAGGCGGACTTTGACAATGAGAAGCACGAAGATAATGAGATTGAGCATGGGGAGGGGTACGGACAGGATCCGCAGCGAACAGCTGCCATGACCAAGAGGGTTCTGTTCAAAATAGACACGAG GGTCATGCCAGCTCTAGCCCTCCTGCTACTATGCTCGTTCCTCGACAGGACCAACGTCGGCAATGCCAAAATCCTCGGCCTCGAAGCCGATCTAGGCATCACAGACAAGCAGTATTCACAAGGTCTGGCCGTATTTTACGCCACATACATTGCCTG CGAGCTTCCAAGTAACCTCGTCCTCAAGAAAGTCTCCCCACGTATCTGGCTGCCCTCTTTGACTGTCGCGTGGGGTATTATAACCATGTGTTTGGGGTTCGTGCGCTCATTTGGCAGTTTCGCTGCCGTGAGAGCGCTGCTGGGCATCGCCGAGGGCGGCCTGTTCCCGGGCATCGTGTTGTATTTGTCCAGCATGTACACTCGAGGCGAATTAGCCCTTCGAATAGGGATTTTTTATACCAGCGCGAGCCTTTCGGGGGCATTTGGTGGCCTTTTGGCCAGAGGATTGTCGGCGATTGGGCCAAGAGGCGGGCTGGAGggttggagatggatctTTATCATCGAGGGCTTGCTG ACGATTGTCTCTGGGTTGATTGCATTTGTTGCGTTGCCAAATGGAGTCGCGAGCGCCGGGTTCCTCTCAACGGAAGAGCGAGACTTTGCCGCTGAGCGACTAGCAAGCGACAACGGAGGTCGCTTCAA TCCAGCGATTGAAGCTGAGGAGACGTTCAAGTGGTCAGAGGTTCGCCGTGGCCTCTTCAATGTCCAGATCTGGCTCACATCCACAACGTATTTCGCCCTCCTTTCGGGTGTCTATTCTTTTGGTCTTTTT GTAAAGCTGCCTACGATTGTCAACGATCTAAAGATTACGTCCAACGCCAACAAAGTACAGTTGTGGACTGTCATTCCCTACGCTGTAGCAACTCCTACAACTG TCTTCGTCGCCCTGATTTCCGACCGCATCAAGCTACGAGGGCTTCCCATGCTCGTCATGCTGCCCATTTCTATCGCCGGCTACGCAACGATTGCCCACGTCCAATCTGCCAGCGTCCGTTTCGCAATGACTTGTCTCATGGCCATGGGAATGTACAGCTCCGTACCGTGTGTGTTAGTATGGAACGCGAACAATTCGGCAGGGCATTATAAGAGGGCAACAACATCAGCTCTTCAGCTAGCCGTGGCGAATTGCGGAGGGTTTGTTGCAA CATTCGTATACCCAAACAAAGACGGGCCCATATACCTCAAGGGGCATTCCATCATTCTGGGGCTATTGTGTTATGCGTGGTTTGC TGTCTTGGCCAATTTGCTCTggttggccaagatgaaccgagacaagaagatgggcaAATACGACCAGTACGCCAGCTCTGGCGACGATCGCGACCCGGAATTCGAGATGATTCTGTAA